GCGGCATGGCGGTCCGGAACATCGCCTGCCTGCCGGCGCTCGTCGGCGCGTGGCGGCACGCGGCCGGCGGCATCCAGCTGTCCACGTCCGGTTCCTTCCCGACCAACAAACCCGCGCTGCAGCGCCCGGACCTGCTGAAGAAGCTGCCGCGCACGATCAACATGACGACGATCGGCGACGACCTGTTGCGCCCCGCGTCGGCGGTGTTCGGCCCGCGCGTGGATGCCGTCATCGTCTACAACTCGAACCCGGTCGCGGTGGCGCCGGATTCGTCGAAAGTACAGGCGGGCTTCGCGCGCGAAGACCTGTTCACGGTGGTGCTGGAGCAGTTCCAGACCGATACCGTCGATTACGCGGACATCGTGCTGCCGGCCACCACGCAGCTGGAGCATGCCGATGCCCACCTGGCTTACGGCCACCTGTACATGATGGCCAATAACCCCGCCATCGCGCCGCTGGGCGAGGCAAAGCCCAACACTGAAATCTTCCGGTTGATGGCCGCGCGCATGGGCTTTACAGATCCTTGCTTCGCGGAGACCGATGATGAAATGGCAGCACAGGCGTTCCGCAAGGATGACGCAAGATCCGTTCACTTCGACTGGGATTCGTTGAAGCAGAAGGGCTGGCAAAAGCTGGACATGCCGGATGCGCCATTTGCCTATGGTAAATTTCCAACACCTTCAGGAAAATGTGAGTTCTTTTCCGAATCGATGCTGGCGGATGGCTTGGACCCCCTGCCGGACTACATCGAAAACTATGAATCCGCGGCATCTACCCCTGATCTCGCGGCAAAATACCCGCTCGCGATGATATCTCCGCCGGCGCGCAACTTCCTCAATTCCACCTTTGTCAATGTGCAAAGCCTGCGCGCCACGGAGGGTGAGCCGCAGCTCGACATCCACCCTGACGATGCGACAACACGTGCCATTAATCACGGCGATATGGTGCGCATCTTTAACGATCGTGGTTCGTTCGTGTGCAAGGCGCGGGTCACTGAAAAGGCCCGCAAGGGGCTCGTGGTGGGGCTGTCGATCTGGTGGAAAAAGCTCGCGCGCGATGGCAAGAATGCCAACGAGGTGACCAGCCAGCGCCTGACCGACATGGGCCGCGCCCCGACTTTTTACGATACACTCGTACAGGTTGAACGTGCCTCATGAGTAGGAAACATGCGCAAGATTGCCCGCCTAAAAATACGTGCCCGGTACCTCGTGGCCGGGCTTTCATGCGCCGCCCTGCTTGCCGGTTGCGCGCAGGTCAAGTACTACTTCCAGGCGGCGCAGGGGCAGTATTCGCTGTGGTCCGATTCGCGCGCGATCGACGACTGGCTGGGCGATCCGAACACCGAACCGAAACTGCGCGCCCGCCTGGAGAAGGCGGTCACGATCCGCAAGTTCGCTGTGCGCGAACTGGGCCTGCCTGATAACGCCAGCTACAAGCAATACGCGGCGCTGAACCGCCCGTTCGTGCTGTGGAACGTGGTGGCCACGCCGGAACTGTCGCTGCGGCCCATCCAGTGGTGCTTCCCGATCGCCGGCTGCGTGGCCTACCGCGGCTACTACAGCAAGGAAGACGCGATGGCCTATGCGGAGGAATTGCGCGCCGAGGGCGACGACGTGCAGGTCGGCGGCGTGCCCGCGTATTCCACGCTCGGCTGGTTCAGCGATCCGCTGCTGTCCACTTTCATCAATTACTCCGATGCGGAACTGGCACGCATGGTGTTCCACGAACTGGCCCATCAGGTCGTGTACATCCCCGGCGATTCTCGCTTCAACGAAGCATTCGCCTCGGCTGTCGAGGAAGCCGGTGTCGACCGCTGGCTCGAGCTGTACGGCAACGATGCGATGCGCGAAGCGTATGCCCGCTACAGCATGCGCCGCAAGGAATTCCTCGCGCTGCTGGTCCGGCATCGCCAGATGCTCTCCGAGCTGTATGCCGGCAAGGCCAGCGTGAAAAAGAAGCGCGAGGAAAAGGCGCGCATCTTCGCATCGCTGCACCGGGAATACGCGGTGCTGAAGGCGAACTGGGGCGGTTATGCCGGCTACGACCGCTTCTTCGCCGAGCAGCTGACCAATGCACACCTGGCGGCTGTCGCCACCTATAATGATCTCCTGCCCGGCTTCAAGGCATTGCTTGCCCAGGAAAAAACGTTCCCGCGCTTTTATGCTGCGGTGCAACGCATGAGCAACCTGCCCTCCGTCGAGCGAACCGAGCGGCTGGCCGAGCTTGCCCGTTCCGCGGCGCCCGCTACCATGACTGTCGTGGCGGAGAAGCAGGCCGAAACCGCCGGCGGGCACTGAAGTTCGCGTAACGTCCGCGTATTTCCGTGCCCGATGCTGCGTCGCCGCACGCGGCTTCGCCAGAGCGCGGTGTCGGTATCCGCAAAAAGCGCTTGCGTACGGCCCTGCCTGCCGATAGCATCTTGAATTAAGGATAGTACGAGCGTTCGTTTTTTTTGGATTCGACCCCGCGACAGCCTGCCAGCCCCGTGCCGCCGGCGGCCCATGACAGCAGGGCACTCCACTACAAGCAGCCCCGGCCATAAAAGACCAACTCCGGAGACAAGAGGCACACCATGGACAAGATCTGGTTGAAGTCGTACCCATCCGGCGTTCCTGCCGAGATCGATCCGAATCAGTACCGCAGCCTGGTACACCTGCTGGAGGAATCGTTCCAGAAATACGCGGACCGCAAGGCGTTCGTGTGCATGGACAAGTTCATTACCTACGGTGAACTCGACACGCATTCGAAACGCCTCGGCGCCTGGCTGCAAAGCCGCGGCATGAAGCCGGGTGCCCGCGTGGCGCTGATGATGCCCAACGTGCTGCAGTATCCGATCGCGCTGGCCGCGGTGCTGCGTGCCGGCTACACGGTCGTCAACGTCAACCCGCTGTATACGCCGCGCGAGCTGGAGCACCAGCTGGCCGACTCCGGCGCGGAAGCGATCGTCATCCTGGAAAACTTCGCCACCACGCTCGAGCAGGTGCTGGGCCGCACGGCCGTCAAGCACGTCATCGTGGCCTCGATGGGCGAGATGCTGGGCGTGGCGAAGGGCCTGGTGGTCGACTTCGTGGTGCGCAACGTGAAGAAGCTGGTACCGGCGTATTCGCTGCCGAACGCGGTGCGCTTCAAGGAGGCGCTGTCGCATGCCTCGGGCATGAAGCTCACGCCCGTGGAAGTCGATCACGGCGACGTCGCCTTCCTGCAGTACACCGGCGGCACCACCGGCGTCTCGAAGGGCGCCACGCTCACGCACGGGAACGTGATCGCCAACCTGCTGCAGGTGGAAGCCTGGTCGCAACCCGGCCTGCAGAAGGAACCGCGGGTCGACGAGCTGTCGATCGTCTGCGCGCTGCCGCTGTATCACATCTTCGCGCTGACGGCGTGCGCGATGTGGGGCATGCGCATGGGCGCGCTGAATATCCTGATCCCCAACCCGCGCGACATCGGCGGCTTCATCAAGGAGCTGGCCAAGTACAAGTTCAATATGCTGCCCGCGGTGAACACGCTGTACAACGCGCTGGTGAACCACCCCGATTTCCAGCATCTCGATTTCTCCGGCCTGAAGATCGCCAACGGCGGCGGCATGGCCGTGCAGCAGGCCGTCAACGACAAGTGGCTGAAGGCGACGGGCGTGGCGATCATCGAAGGTTATGGCCTGTCCGAAACGGCTCCCGTGGCCACCTGCAACCGCTCCGACAGCACCGCGTTTTCCGGCACGATCGGCTTGCCGATCCCGTCGACGGAAGTTGCGATCCTGGATGACGCGGGCAACGAGGTGCCGCTGGGCCAGCCGGGCGAGATCGCGATCCGCGGCCCGCAGGTGATGGCCGGCTACTGGAACCGGCCGGAAGAAACGGCCAAGGTGATGACGCCGGACGGGTACTTCAAATCCGGCGACGTGGGCGTGATGGACGAACGAGGTTATGTGAAGATCGTCGACCGCAAGAAGGACATGATCCTGGTTTCCGGCTTCAACGTCTACCCGAACGAGCTCGAAGCGGTGGTGTCCGCCCATCCCGGCGTGCTCGAGGTGGCCTGCATCGGCGTGCCGGACGAACACTCCGGCGAAGCGGTGAAGCTGTACGTCGTGCGCAAGGATCCCGAGCTGACCGCCGAAACCCTGATGGCGTATTGCAAGGACAACCTGACCGGCTACAAGAAGCCGAAATACATCGAGTTCCGTGACGAACTCCCGAAAACGAATGTCGGCAAGATCCTGCGGCGCGTGCTGCGCGACGAAGCAACCGCCGGCGCCAAGGAAGCTGCATGAGGTGTCCTCACAAGGGACTCCCGATCAACAAAACAAAGAGGCACTGCATGGAAAAAATCTGGTTGAAATCCTATCCCGAAGGCGTACCCGCCGAGATCGACGTCTCGCAGTACACCTCGGTGACGCATCTGCTGGAGGATTCGTTCCGCAAGTATGCCGATGAAAAGGCGTATGTCTGCATGGACAAGTTCCTCACCTATGCGCAGGTCGACCAGATGTCCCGCAAGTTCGGCGCCTGGCTGCAGGGCAAGGGCCTGCAAAAAGGCGCGCGCGTGGCGATCATGCTGCCGAACGTGCTGCAGTATCCGGTGGCGATGGCCGGCATCCTGCGCGCCGGCTACACGGTGGTCAACGTCAATCCGCTGTACACGCCGCGCGAGCTGGAGCACCAGCTGAAGGATTCCGGCGCCGAGGCGATCATCGTGCTGGAAAACTTCGCCAACACGGTGCAGCAGGTGCTGCAGGATTCACCGGTACAGCACGTGATCGTGGCCACGATGGGCGACCTGCTCGGTGGCGTGAAGGGGGCGATCGTCAACCTGGTGGTGCGCCACGTGAAGAAAATGGTGCCGGCGTTCACGCTGCCGCGCGCCGTGTCGTTCAAGCAGGTGCTGGCCGAAGGTGGCCGCATGACGCTGCACCCGGCAAAGATCGGCCACGACGACATCGCCTTCCTGCAATACACGGGCGGTACCACCGGCGTGTCGAAGGGCGCCGTGCTGCTGCACCGGAACGTGGTCGCCAACGTGCTGCAGAACGAAGCCTGGCTGCACATGGCGCCGCAGCAGGAGCAGGTGGTGTTCGTCTGCGCGCTGCCGCTGTACCACATCTATTCGCTGACGATTTCCGCATTCATGGGCATGCGCCTGGGCGGCCTGAACGTGCTGGTGCCGAACCCGCGCGACATTCCCGGCTTCGTCAAGGAACTGGCCAAATACCGCGTCACCGTGTTCCCGGCCGTGAACACGCTGTACAACGCGCTGCTGAACAATCCCGATTTTTCCAGGCTGGATTTCTCCAGCTACAAGGTATGCAACGGTGGTGGCATGGCCGTGCAGCAGGCCGTGGCGGACAAGTGGCTGAAGCTGACCGGCACGCCGATCATCGAAGGCTACGGCCTGTCCGAAACGTCGCCGGTGGCCACCGCGAACCGGGTCGACATCAAGGAATTCACCGGCACGATCGGCTTGCCGATCCCGTCCACCGACGTGGCCATCCTCGATGACGACGGCAACCCTGTGCCGCTGGGTACCGCCGGCGAGATCGCCATCCGCGGCCCGCAGGTGATGGCCGGTTACTGGCAGCGGCCCGACGAAACGGCCAAGTCGATGACGGTGGACGGATTCTTCAAGACCGGCGACGTGGGCATCATGGACGAGCGGGGCTACACGAAGATCGTCGACCGCAAGAAGGACATGATCATCGTCTCCGGCTTCAACGTGTACCCGAACGAGGTCGAAGGCGTGGTGGCCGCGCACCCGGGCGTGCTCGAATGCGCGTGCATCGGCGTGCCGGACAAGAACTCGGGCGAGGCCGTGAAACTGTTCGTGGTGCGCAAGGACCCGAACCTGACGGCCGAAACATTGATGGAATTCTGCAAGCACGAGCTGACTGCCTACAAGAAGCCGAAGTACATCGAGTTCCGCGACGATTTGCCGAAGACGAACGTGGGCAAGATTTTGAGAAGGCAGTTGCGGGACGAGAAACGCGCGGCTTGATCGCCTGCCGGGGCCTTTTTGGTCCCGGGGTGGCAGTCTTGAAAACTGCTGTCCAGTCACCTTGCTTTACGCGTTGGCCAGCCCCGCCTTGCCATCCTCCACCGCGAACCGGGCCAGTGTCTGAATGCCGCTGGCCTTGTCCCGCACGTCATCGAGCCCCTGGAACAGCACGGCAGTGCGCTCCGGCGAGATGTCGAACAGCATGTAGCCGCGCCGGTCGCTTCTCCCGTATTTGATGTGCGAATTCATCGCCACGTACTGCGCGGTGCGCTCCTGCGGCCGTGAACTGGACGTGATCGACGTGCCGCAGAATTCCGTCGCCACGACCGGGTTGCCGGCAGCGCGCGGGCGGGTCGGATCGCGGCGCAGTTCGGCCGCATAGAACGTGTGCACGTCGCCGGACAGGACCAGCGGATTGGCGGCGCCGCTGGTGCGCACCGTGTCCAGCAGCCGCTGGCGCGCGGCCGGATAGCCGTCCCAGCCGTCCGTCCAGAACCGGCCGTCGCCGACGCGGTGGATCTCCACCTGCGACGACTGCGCCATCAGCGTCTGCTGCGCCAGCACGTTCCAGCGCGCCCTGGAGCTTTTCAGTCCCTCCTGCAGCCAGGTCTCCTGCGCGGCACCCAGCATCGTGCGCCTGCCGTCCGCCAGCATGGCGCAGGCATTGCGATAGACGGAGTTCGAGCCGCCCCGGTTCGGCCGCGCGCAGGCCTGCGGAGAGCGGTACTGGCGGTTGTCCAGCACGTGGAAGCGCGCCAGCGATCCCCAGTCGTAGCGCTGGTACATGCGCACGCCGGCAAAGCCGCTGGCCGCGAAGCGCAACGGCTGGTGCTCGCAATAGGCCTGGTAGGCGGCCGCGCGGCGAGCCGCGAAGCCGGGCGTGAGCAGTTCGTCGCGCAGCGCGCCGTAGTCGTTCGCCACTTCGTGGTCGTCCCACGTCATGATCCACGGCGCCGCGTGATGCGCGGCCTGCAGGTCGCGGTCGCTCTTGTACTGCGCATAGCGGGCGCGGTACTCGTCCAGCGTGAAGCTCTCGTCGCGGCGCACGGCGCGCGTCGGATGCTCCAGCCGATACTGGCCCCATTCGTAGATGTAGTCGCCGAGGAAGGCGACCAGGTCCGGCGCCGCCCGTGCAAGGTGGCGCTGCGCCGCATAGTGGCCGAACTCCCAGTGCTGGCACGAGGCCACGGCCAGCTTCAGCGAGCGGGGCAGGGTGCCGGGCGCCGGCGCGGTGCGGGTGCGCGCAACGGGGCTGGCGGCATCGCCCAGCATGAACCGGTACCAGTACCAGCGGTCGGGCCGCAAGCCTTTCACGTCCACGTGCACGCTGTGCGCGAGGGCGGGATTGGCGGTGGCGGTGCCGCTGGCGGCAATGCGCCGGAAACCCTCGTCTTCCGCCACCTCCCAGCGTACCGCGAAGGCGACCGGCGGCGTGGAGCGCGCATCGAGCGGATCGAACAGGATGCGCGTCCACAGCACCACGCTGTCGGGCAGCGGCGAGCCCGAGGCGACGCCCAGCGTAAACGGATACGGCGCGTTGCGCGGCGCCGCCGCACACGTGAGCGCAGGGCCGAGCGCGGCCAGGCGCGCACCCGTCAGCAGCAACAGCCGGCGGCCGTGCTCCATCCGCTTATTTATGCATCAGCGATTCGATCGGCGGCACCGGGCGCGGCTTGCGATCCGACCCGGTGGCCACGTAGGTCAGCGTGGCTTCCGTCACCTTGACGATATCGGCCTGCAGGCGGTTGCGTTCCGCATACACCTCGACGTTGACGGTGATCGACGTGGTGCCAACCCGGACGATATCGGCATAGAACGACAGCAGGTCGCCGACGAACACGGGGTTCTTGAAGACAAAGGAATTGACTGCGATCGTGGCCACGCGGCCGTTGGCGCGCCGGGTGGCCGGCAGCGACCCGGCGATGTCGACCTGGGCCATGATCCAGCCGCCGAACACGTCGCCATACACGTTGGCATCGGCCGGAGCAGGCATTACCCGTAATTCCGGCATTTTTCCGGGAGGCAAGCGATTGGCGGCGGGTGCGGGAGCGGCGGAAGCGGGTGTAAGGTCGGGCGTGGTCATCATGAAAACTCGTTGGGGGCTACAATGGGTTCCGATTGTAAACCAGCCAGCAAGCCAGTCATGCGTCGCTCCGCCTATTCCTCCGAACTTCCGCCGCCAGCCCGCCCCGGCCGCAGCGATCTTGCCACCCTGAAAACACTGCTGCCTTACCTGTGGGTCTACAAGTGGCGCGTGCTGCTGGCCTTGCTGGCGCTGGTGGGCGCCAAGCTGGCCAATGTGGGCGTGCCGGTCGTACTGAAGCACCTAGTGGACGCGATGACGCTGAAACCCGGCGACCCGCGCGCGCTGCTGATCCTGCCGGTCGGGCTGCTGCTCGCCTATGGCGCGTTGCGGCTGTCCACCACCCTGTTCACCGAGTTGCGCGAATTCCTGTTTGCCCGCGTCACGCAGCGCGCCGTGCGCACCATCGCGCTGCAGGTGTTCCGGCACCTGCACGCGCTGTCGCTGCGCTTTCACCTGAACCGGCAAACCGGCGGCATGACGCGCGACATCGAACGCGGCACGCGCGGCGTCGGTTCGCTGATCTCGTACACGCTGTTCAATATCCTGCCCACGCTGGTCGAGATCACGCTGGTGCTGGGCTACCTGGTCATGCACTACGACGTCTGGTTCTCCGTGATCACGTTCAGCGCGCTGGTGCTGTATATCGCATTTACCGTGATCGTCACCAACTGGCGCACGCATTTCCGGCGCACGATGAACGACCTCGATTCGAAAGCCAACACGAAGGCGATCGACTCGCTGCTGAACTATGAAACCGTCAAGTATTTCGGCAACGAGGAATACGAGGCGAAGCGCTACGACGAAGGCCTGAAGCATTATGAATCGGCCGCGGTGCGCTCGCAAACGTCGCTGTCGCTGCTCAATACCGGCCAGTCGGCCATCATCGCCACCGCCGTCACGCTGATCCTGTGGCGCGCCACGGTCGGCGTGGTGGACGGCACGATGACGCTGGGCGACCTGGTGCTGGTGAACGCGTTCATGATCCAGCTGTATATCCCGCTGAACTTCCTGGGCGTGATCTACCGCGAGATCAAGCAAAGCCTGGCGGACATGGAGCGCCTGTTCTCGCTGCTCGATGAAAACCGCGAAGTGGCCGACGCGCCGGATGCGAAGCCGCTGGTCGCGCGCGGTGCGCAGGTCAGGTTCTCGCACGTGGAGTTCAGCTACGAGGCCAAGCGGCAGATCCTGTTCGACGTCGATTTCACGATCCCCGCCGGCACCACCACGGCGGTCGTCGGCCACAGCGGTTCCGGCAAGTCCACGCTGTCGCGGCTGCTGTTCCGCTTCTATGAAGTGAACGGCGGCGCGATCACGATCGACGGCCAGGACCTGCGGGCGGTCACCCAGGATTCGCTGCGCCACGCGATCGGCATCGTGCCGCAGGATACGGTGCTGTTCAACGACACGATCGAATACAACATCGCCTACGGCAAGCCGGGTGCCACGCACGACGAGATCGTGGCCGCCGCCCGGGCGGCATCGATCCACGACTTCATCGACAGCCTGCCGGACGGCTACCGCACGATGGTGGGCGAACGGGGGCTGAAACTCTCCGGCGGCGAGAAACAGCGCGTGGCCATCGCGCGCACGCTGCTGAAAGACCCGGCGATCCTGATCTTCGACGAAGCCACGTCCGCGCTCGATTCGAAAGCCGAACAGGCGATCCAGGCGCAGCTGAAGGATATCGCACGGAACCGCACGACGATGGTGATCGCCCACCGCCTTTCCACGGTGGCCGATGCGCACCAGATCCTGGTGCTCGATCACGGCCGGATCGTCGAGCGCGGCAATCATCCCGCGCTGCTGGCCGCTGGCGGCCTGTATGCACAGATGTGGGCGCGCCAGCAGGCCCGGGCGGATGCGCCCGATGAAGCGGCGGCATGACCGTCGGTACGGTTGACATCCTCGCTGTGTTCGTCAACGACTGAGCAGTAAGCGGTTGATTTAGAAGAAATTTATTTTCCTGGCCCGCAACTTGCCTCATGGGGAACACGGCCGCGATACCGCGCGGCCGGTACCGGGGAGGCGCCGTGCGATCCACACCTGTTGTTGCCCTTGCAGCGCTGCTGGCCTGCCTGCCGGCGCGGGCGGTGGACGTGATCGACCTGCACGATCTGCACCATGCCCGGGGACACGCCGCGCTGATGCGCGACTACATGCCCAGGCATATGCCCGGCCCTATCTCTGGTCATATTGCCGGCCACACTCCGGCCATCCTGTCCGGCTACCGTATCGACCGCGGTACCGGCAACCGCACCGACATCGGTATCGGCTACGGCATCGACAACGGTCCCGGTGACGATCCGGCCGGCTTTCCTGCCGAACTCGCCCCTGGTGTGCCGCTGCCCCCCGGCAGCTGGCCGGCCGGCCTGCATGCCGCCCCGGCACCGGTGCCGGAGCCGATGTCCGTGCTGATGCTGGCCTGCGGGCTGTTGCTGATCATGCCCGGTGCCTGGGCTGCGCGCTGGTCCCGCCTGGGCGATGACGAATCCCTGTTGCAACGGAGGCTTCCATGAGCGGATTGACTGCTGCCGCGCGCGCCGCGCTGGGCGCGCCTGGTATCGAGAATGTGGACGGGCAGCTCCACCTGCTGGTGCCCGTGGTGAACATGGGCGAGGCGGCGCTGTCCGGGCTCGAGGTGCACGCGGTCAAGCTGGGCGGCGCCGCGCGCCTCAGTCCTGCCGCGTTTCCCGTCGTGCTCGGCATGCTCGAAGCACGAAGCGCGGCCAGCTTCGCGGTGCGCTTCGCCGGCAAGGGGCTGGTGGCGGGCAAGCGCTACCTGCTGTCGCTGGTGGTCAACTACACGTTCGGCAACGTGGTGCACTGCCTGCAGCTGAACCGCCATGTGCGCATCCCCGCGCCGTCGCCGGTGGTGGTCGCGCCGCTGCATGCACGGGTCACGACCGTGCTGGCGCAAAATACCTGGCGCTACACGCTGCACAACGATGAAGCGCCCGATTCCGGGTTGTATGTTTCGTCGCTGGCGCTGATGATCTCCGCGCCCGTCATGATCACCGGCACACCGCCGGGCTGGCGCGGCGAGACCGATGGCATCAGCTATGTGTTCTGGCGTGCCGCCGACTATCTCCATCCGTACCCGAACCATGTGATGCCCGGCCAGGCGCTGGCGGGCTTCCGCCTCAACAGCCCGCATGCCGCATCACAGGCGTCGGCGGCGGCAATGTCGAGCTGGAACCACACCCTCGATGCGGCCGGCCCCGTGCTGACCGCGGATGCGCATGCCTGCTACGTGCTGACACCATACCGGTCATAACGCCTGCCACGCTGCGCGGCCATGGTTCCCCGGCCCCGCTCGCGCGGCCGCGGCGGCAAAAAAAAGGCCGGGCTGCGATGCCCGGCCTTGTCTCGTGGATCGGCTGCCGATCAGGTCAGCGGCTGCAGCGCCGGGTCCTGGTCCTTGTCGGCCGGGTGCGTCAGTTCGCCTTCCCACTTGGCCACCACGGCAGTGGCGATGCTGTTGCCGATCACGTTCGTGGCGGAACGCGCCATGTCCAGGAAGTGATCGATGGACAGCAGCAGTACCAGGCCCGCTTCCGGAATGTTGAACTGCGACAGCGTCGCGGCGATCACCACCAGCGAAGCGCGCGGCACGCCGGCCATGCCTTTCGAGGTCAGCATCAGCACGGCCATCATCGTCATCTGCGTGCCGAGCGACAGTTCGATGCCGTAGGCCTGGGCGATGAACACCGCGGCGAACGTGCAATACATCATCGAGCCATCGAGGTTGAACGAATACCCGATCGGCAGCACGAAGGCGGCGATGCGGTTGCGCACGCCGAAGCGTTCCAGGCCTTCCAGCGTTTTCGGGAACGCCGCTTCGGAAGAGGCGGTCGAGAATGCCAGGATCGTCGGGCCGCGCACTTCCACCAGCAGATCGAAGATGCGCTTGCCGAGGAATACGAAGCCGGCGGCGATCAGCAGGCCCCACAGCACGGCGATGCCGAAGTAGAACTCGGCCATGAATACGCCGTAGGTCTTCAGCACGATCAGGCCTTCCTTGGCGATGATGCCGGAAACGGCGGCGAACACGGCCAGCGGCGCGAACTGCATCACGTAGCCCGTCACCTTCAGCATCACGTGGGCAACGCCGTCGATCGCATCGATCATGGGTTCGGCCTTCTTGCCCACGGCGGCGGCGCCCAGGCCGAAGAACAGCGAGAACACCACGATCTGCAGGATCTCGTTCTTTGCCATGCCGTCCACGATCGAGGATGGGATCAGGTGGGTGACGAAGTCCTTCAGCGTCAGGCTGCTGGTGGCGAGATTGACCGCGGGACCGGCGGTGTTGGCCAGCGTGCCGGCCAGCGCGTCGCCGGGGCGGAACAGGTTGACCAGCACGAGGCCCAGCGCCAGCGACATCACCGAGGCGATGAAAAACCAGGCCAGCGTCTTGACGCCCACGCGCCCGACTTCGCCCGCATCGCCCATGCGCGCGATACCCACCACGAGCGTGGAGAACACCAGCGGCGCGATGATCATCTTGATCAGGCGCAGGAACATCGTCGTAATCAGCGTCATCGCCTCGGAATACGGCGCCGTCGATGTCATCGTCGTATTCAGGATGTAGCCGACCACGATCCCCAGTGCCAGTGCCACCAGGATCCAGGTAGTCAGGCGGTTCTTTTTCTCCATGAGCTGTGTCTCTCCAAGATGGGCCGCGCGGCGGCAGGTCGCGCACCGGAGCCCGGGTTTGCCGTAAAATGATTAATTATCAGGCAGTTAATTGACAAGTTCCGCGCAGTATCCGTGCGGCATACAACACTGTCAAGCAGGCCGTGAGCGCACCAATGACCATGATCGACATAAAAAACATCAACAAGTGGTATGGGCAGTTCCAGGTGCTCGCCGATTGCACCACACAAGTGGCGCGGGGCGATGTCATGGTGATCTGCGGGCCCTCCGGTTCGGGCAAATCCACGCTGATCAAGACCGTAAACGGGCTCGAACCGATCCAGGGCGGCGAGATCGTCGTCGATGGCACGCCGGTCCATGCGCCCGCCACGAACCTGCCGCAGCTGCGGGCCCGCATCGGCATGGTGTTCCAGAACTTCGAACTGTTTCCGCACCTGTCGGTGCGCGAAAACCTGGCGCTCGGGCAGGTCAAGGTGCTGAAACGGGGGCGCGACGAAGCCAACGAGCGGGGGCTCAAGTACCTCGATCGCGTGGGCCTGCTGGCGCAGCAGGACAAATACCCGGGCCAGCTGTCCGGCGGCCAGCAGCAGCGCGTGGCGATCGCCCGTGCGCTGTCGATGGACCCGATCGCCATGCTGTTCGACGAACCCACGTCCGCCCTCGATCCGGAAATGATCAACGAGGTGCTGGACGTGATGGTGGGCCTGGCGCAGGAAGGCATGACGATGATGGTCGTCACCCATGAAATGGGTTTTGC
Above is a window of Pseudoduganella dura DNA encoding:
- a CDS encoding long-chain fatty acid--CoA ligase gives rise to the protein MDKIWLKSYPSGVPAEIDPNQYRSLVHLLEESFQKYADRKAFVCMDKFITYGELDTHSKRLGAWLQSRGMKPGARVALMMPNVLQYPIALAAVLRAGYTVVNVNPLYTPRELEHQLADSGAEAIVILENFATTLEQVLGRTAVKHVIVASMGEMLGVAKGLVVDFVVRNVKKLVPAYSLPNAVRFKEALSHASGMKLTPVEVDHGDVAFLQYTGGTTGVSKGATLTHGNVIANLLQVEAWSQPGLQKEPRVDELSIVCALPLYHIFALTACAMWGMRMGALNILIPNPRDIGGFIKELAKYKFNMLPAVNTLYNALVNHPDFQHLDFSGLKIANGGGMAVQQAVNDKWLKATGVAIIEGYGLSETAPVATCNRSDSTAFSGTIGLPIPSTEVAILDDAGNEVPLGQPGEIAIRGPQVMAGYWNRPEETAKVMTPDGYFKSGDVGVMDERGYVKIVDRKKDMILVSGFNVYPNELEAVVSAHPGVLEVACIGVPDEHSGEAVKLYVVRKDPELTAETLMAYCKDNLTGYKKPKYIEFRDELPKTNVGKILRRVLRDEATAGAKEAA
- a CDS encoding long-chain-fatty-acid--CoA ligase, with translation MEKIWLKSYPEGVPAEIDVSQYTSVTHLLEDSFRKYADEKAYVCMDKFLTYAQVDQMSRKFGAWLQGKGLQKGARVAIMLPNVLQYPVAMAGILRAGYTVVNVNPLYTPRELEHQLKDSGAEAIIVLENFANTVQQVLQDSPVQHVIVATMGDLLGGVKGAIVNLVVRHVKKMVPAFTLPRAVSFKQVLAEGGRMTLHPAKIGHDDIAFLQYTGGTTGVSKGAVLLHRNVVANVLQNEAWLHMAPQQEQVVFVCALPLYHIYSLTISAFMGMRLGGLNVLVPNPRDIPGFVKELAKYRVTVFPAVNTLYNALLNNPDFSRLDFSSYKVCNGGGMAVQQAVADKWLKLTGTPIIEGYGLSETSPVATANRVDIKEFTGTIGLPIPSTDVAILDDDGNPVPLGTAGEIAIRGPQVMAGYWQRPDETAKSMTVDGFFKTGDVGIMDERGYTKIVDRKKDMIIVSGFNVYPNEVEGVVAAHPGVLECACIGVPDKNSGEAVKLFVVRKDPNLTAETLMEFCKHELTAYKKPKYIEFRDDLPKTNVGKILRRQLRDEKRAA
- a CDS encoding aminopeptidase translates to MRKIARLKIRARYLVAGLSCAALLAGCAQVKYYFQAAQGQYSLWSDSRAIDDWLGDPNTEPKLRARLEKAVTIRKFAVRELGLPDNASYKQYAALNRPFVLWNVVATPELSLRPIQWCFPIAGCVAYRGYYSKEDAMAYAEELRAEGDDVQVGGVPAYSTLGWFSDPLLSTFINYSDAELARMVFHELAHQVVYIPGDSRFNEAFASAVEEAGVDRWLELYGNDAMREAYARYSMRRKEFLALLVRHRQMLSELYAGKASVKKKREEKARIFASLHREYAVLKANWGGYAGYDRFFAEQLTNAHLAAVATYNDLLPGFKALLAQEKTFPRFYAAVQRMSNLPSVERTERLAELARSAAPATMTVVAEKQAETAGGH
- a CDS encoding molybdopterin-containing oxidoreductase family protein; this translates as MTTTQVRAACPHDCPDTCAILVTVENGIATEIKGDPDHPTTAGVLCTKVSRYAERTYSPDRLLYPLRRTGAKGEGKFERISWNEALDEIAARLKPLADTAPEAILPYSYCGTMGLLQGESMSSRFFNQLGASLLDRTICAMAGATGYKYTVGGSIGTDLEQFQDAKLILIWGGNPIASNLHFWMRAQEAKRRGAKLVAIDPYRSLTAEKCHLHIAPMPGTDAALALGMMHVLIAENLVDDDYIARYTLGYEQLKERAAAWTPARTAATCGIPEEQVLELARLYGQTARAGEPVAIRVNYGVQRVRGGGMAVRNIACLPALVGAWRHAAGGIQLSTSGSFPTNKPALQRPDLLKKLPRTINMTTIGDDLLRPASAVFGPRVDAVIVYNSNPVAVAPDSSKVQAGFAREDLFTVVLEQFQTDTVDYADIVLPATTQLEHADAHLAYGHLYMMANNPAIAPLGEAKPNTEIFRLMAARMGFTDPCFAETDDEMAAQAFRKDDARSVHFDWDSLKQKGWQKLDMPDAPFAYGKFPTPSGKCEFFSESMLADGLDPLPDYIENYESAASTPDLAAKYPLAMISPPARNFLNSTFVNVQSLRATEGEPQLDIHPDDATTRAINHGDMVRIFNDRGSFVCKARVTEKARKGLVVGLSIWWKKLARDGKNANEVTSQRLTDMGRAPTFYDTLVQVERAS